The following are encoded together in the Culex pipiens pallens isolate TS chromosome 1, TS_CPP_V2, whole genome shotgun sequence genome:
- the LOC120422074 gene encoding tRNA methyltransferase 10 homolog A yields MSAEEPVPATATEPSTPDPVTSSENPPMSKRQLKKQLKMQKWEETKKLKRAKEREKMRARKLEAIKAGLPTRTGPSRKELKRNKVDYSRADISVVVDLSFDEMMIDKDVAKCVKQLLRIYTMNRRSERPIPLHFTGIREGGAVERHLKRNDGYQHWDVQFSAGAFVDLFDRERLVYLTSESDNVLDVLEKDHVYVIGGLVDHNQYKGHCHTLADRLGIRHARLPLSEHVVIKTRTILTINQVFEILMKVQLGKKWQETLLEVLPMRKGAKAREPSDEGGAGSDQESAMDEAKSEDAESGVVEEKNGKDEEEKNS; encoded by the exons ATGAGTGCAGAAGAACCGGTCCCAGCCACCGCGACGGAACCGTCCACGCCAGATCCGGTAACGTCCAGCGAAAACCCGCCCATGTCCAAGCGGCAGCTCAAGAAGCAGCTTAAAATGCAAAAGTGGGAGGAAACCAAAAAGCTGAAACGGGCCAAGGAGAGGGAAAAGATGCGCGCCCGAAAGCTGGAAGCGATCAAGGCCGGCCTGCCCACCCGCACCGGCCCCAGCCGGAAGGAACTCAAGCGCAACAAGGTCGACTACAGCCGGGCGGACATTTCCGTCGTGGTCGATCTCAGCTTCGACGAGATGATGATCGACAAGGACGTGGCCAAGTGCGTCAAGCAGCTGCTGCGGATCTACACGATGAACCGGCGGTCGGAGCGACCGATTCCGCTGCACTTTACCGGCATCCGCGAGGGCGGGGCGGTGGAGCGGCACCTGAAGCGGAACGACGGCTACCAGCACTGGGACGTGCAGTTCAGTGCGGGCGCGTTCGTGGACCTGTTCGACCGGGAGCGGTTGGTCTATCTGACGAGCGAATCGGACAATGTGCTGGACGTGCTGGAGAAGGATCACGTGTACGTGATTGGGGGCCTGGTGGACCACAACCAGTACAAGGGACACTGCCATACGCTGGCGGATCGGCTTGGAATTCGGCACGCCCGGTTGCCGCTGAGTGAGCACGTGGTCATCAAGACCAGGACCATCCTGACGATCAATCAAG TctttgaaattctgatgaaGGTCCAGCTGGGCAAGAAGTGGCAGGAAACGCTGCTGGAGGTGCTTCCCATGCGGAAGGGTGCCAAGGCAAGGGAACCATCGGACGAGGGTGGAGCTGGGTCCGATCAAGAGAGTGCGATGGACGAGGCCAAAAGTGAGGATGCGGAAAGTGGAGTTGTTGAAGAGAAAAATGGTAAAGATGAGGAGGAAAAAAATAGCTAG
- the LOC120422086 gene encoding speckle-type POZ protein-like: MELICKTDCTSTVFHNRWEIAPFDCEQGEQLPSDVFHGYSAHGSDYEVAWHYILEVTESDQVLHHNRFVKRHAVKITTVIDACNAQLEACVELEPGVYHDNGGKYKTFGKTKSGLQFGPIVVSRENYFQFYSLEKVTFRLKFSIIEYSVPKISEVLENYASLLSNEQLSDVTIHVDQKKFYAQRAILSVRSPVFAAMFQSGMQESALNRIVIEDIEPDVFEEVLRFIYVGKVKGLERMAHELLAAADKYVLDRLRKMCEGHLGRHITQETVLKTLALAGLYHADELKDQAVRFICRNIKTMQSTEWKSFAHAHPDLVADILSAMSSK; this comes from the coding sequence ATGGAGCTAATCTGCAAGACGGACTGCACGTCGACGGTGTTTCACAACCGGTGGGAAATCGCACCGTTTGACTGTGAGCAGGGCGAGCAGCTGCCGTCGGATGTGTTTCACGGATATTCCGCGCACGGCAGCGATTACGAGGTGGCTTGGCACTACATTCTGGAGGTGACGGAATCCGACCAAGTGCTGCACCACAACCGGTTCGTCAAGAGACATGCCGTTAAGATAACAACGGTGATCGATGCCTGCAATGCTCAGTTGGAGGCTTGCGTAGAGTTGGAGCCGGGTGTGTACCACGACAACGGTGGAAAATATAAAACTTTTGGTAAAACAAAATCCGGTTTGCAGTTTGGACCGATCGTTGTGAGCAgagaaaattattttcagttttatagTCTCGAAAAGGTCACATTTCGGTTGAAGTTCTCAATAATTGAGTATTCTGTGCCAAAGATTTCCGAGGTGTTGGAGAACTACGCAAGTCTGCTCTCAAACGAGCAGCTCAGCGATGTAACGATCCACGTTGACCAGAAGAAGTTCTACGCCCAAAGAGCGATTCTCTCGGTTCGAAGCCCCGTGTTTGCGGCCATGTTCCAGAGTGGAATGCAAGAGTCGGCGCTGAATCGCATCGTGATCGAGGACATCGAACCGGATGTGTTTGAGGAAGTGCTTCGCTTCATCTACGTCGGCAAAGTGAAAGGACTGGAGCGGATGGCCCACGAGCTACTGGCCGCCGCCGACAAGTACGTGCTGGACAGGCTGAGGAAGATGTGCGAGGGACATCTCGGTCGCCATATCACGCAGGAAACGGTTCTCAAAACACTGGCGCTGGCCGGATTGTACCACGCGGATGAGCTGAAGGACCAGGCGGTTCGATTCATTTGTAGAAATATCAAGACGATGCAATCGACGGAATGGAAATCGTTCGCCCACGCCCATCCGGATCTGGTGGCGGACATTTTGAGTGCTATGTCCAGCAAGTGA
- the LOC120422055 gene encoding uncharacterized protein LOC120422055, whose product MFKVTKATGAYAALVSVVSGTIMWFNFRPLGLFFCSALAVFWARQYAHLRLQISPLFEEKLRNGARRALELRAARPGLFCALISGLLVLVAVIGHVVSAPYIVVTLLVLSIVISTKYDIKIVADREPVPSACLLDQEVEEFLPEITEANASLLKQVGEDADVSAVYKPDSATVSERPGVEEDDDDDTYSDLLMPQNSIKELEEAEEDRSSSSSDELLLGSEPQQGKAMVPVAPEASGEIRFKSSHFNANTSSDSDDSISRGLSFDDVPDRGVVKRKSHHHQHEQVRPQQQDQLATLAGNLLTSGNLLSYLTTAVSAAASASAMSQSQPGPASSHGYGTRQQPPNRMTVSSLAGGSRRSYAAGDDSTDEDGDSDFEMLNPDELNNV is encoded by the exons ATGTTTAAAGTGACCAAAGCGACCGGGGCGTACGCCGCCCTGGTTTCCGTCGTGTCCGGAACAATAATGTG GTTCAACTTCCGGCCGCTGGGGCTTTTCTTCTGCTCGGCGCTGGCCGTGTTCTGGGCCCGCCAGTACGCCCACCTCCGGCTGCAGATTTCGCCCCTGTTTGAGGAAAAGCTGCGCAACGGGGCCCGCCGCGCCCTGGAGCTGCGAGCTGCCCGGCCGGGTCTGTTCTGTGCGCTCATTTCCGGCCTGCTGGTGCTGGTGGCCGTCATCGGGCACGTGGTTTCCGCGCCGTACATCGTCGTGACCCTGCTCGTGCTGTCCATCGTGATCTCGACCAAGTACGACATCAAGATCGTTGCCGATCGTGAACCAG TTCCATCGGCATGTCTGCTGGACCAGGAGGTGGAGGAGTTTCTGCCGGAGATCACGGAAGCGAACGCCAGCCTGCTGAAGCAGGTCGGCGAGGACGCGGACGTCAGTGCGGTGTACAAACCGGACAGTGCCACGGTTAGCGAGCGCCCGGGTGTGGAAgaggatgacgacgacgacacctACTCGGACCTGCTGATGCCCCAGAACAGTATTAAGGAGCTGGAGGAAGCGGAAGAGGACCGCTCCTCGTCCAGCAGTGACGAGCTGTTGCTGGGCAGTGAGCCGCAGCAGGGCAAGGCCATGGTTCCGGTTGCGCCGGAAGCTTCCGGCGAGATTAGGTTTAAGAGTAGCCACTTTAACGCGAACACTTCCTCCGACTCGGACGACAGCATCTCGCGGGGGTTGAGCTTCGACGACGTCCCGGACAGGGGCGTGGTCAAGCGGAAgtcccaccaccaccagcacgAGCAGGTTCGTCCTCAGCAGCAGGACCAGCTTGCGACGTTGGCCGGAAACCTGCTGACCAGCGGGAACCTGCTGAGCTACCTCACGACGGCCGTGTCGGCGGCGGCCAGTGCTTCCGCGATGAGCCAATCCCAGCCGGGTCCCGCTTCTAGTCACGGCTACGGCACGAGGCAACAGCCGCCGAACCGCATGACGGTTTCGTCCTTGGCCGGCGGAAGTCGGCGGTCGTACGCGGCCGGGGACGATTCCACGGACGAGGACGGCGACAGTGACTTTGAGATGCTGAACCCGGACGAGCTGAACAACGTGTAA